One stretch of Bacteroidales bacterium DNA includes these proteins:
- a CDS encoding riboflavin biosynthesis protein RibF yields the protein MLVHYGFEEAKKIKNAVVTTGSFDGVHIGHKTIINRINEIARSIEGESVLITFYPHPRKVLYPETQGKDLMFINSQKEKIELLGKTGLDHLIIVNFTLEFSRVSSHEFIRNFLVAKINAKFIVVGFNHHFGHNREGDYSYLYKLKEELGFEVEEIPEQDIQHETVSSTTIRKAIKDGRVQRANAYLDHKYIIIGSLGKGTHYFTNAGFPTLNIQIEEVGKLIPPAGIYATSLEWNSRNYKAMLIVWVDEENDALHLQNQFVEIHILDFDNQFPDGDATIYFQKQISVGLKINNPSQLKHQLSQGQKAIDELIY from the coding sequence ATGTTAGTACATTATGGCTTTGAAGAAGCCAAGAAAATTAAGAACGCTGTTGTAACTACAGGCTCATTTGATGGAGTTCATATTGGTCATAAAACCATAATTAACAGGATAAACGAAATTGCAAGGAGTATTGAAGGCGAATCGGTTTTAATTACATTTTACCCGCATCCTCGAAAAGTCCTTTACCCCGAAACACAGGGTAAGGATTTGATGTTTATCAACTCTCAGAAGGAGAAAATTGAACTGTTGGGCAAAACAGGACTCGATCATCTTATCATTGTAAATTTTACACTTGAGTTTTCCCGAGTTTCATCGCATGAATTTATCAGAAATTTTTTAGTTGCAAAGATTAACGCAAAATTCATTGTTGTTGGATTTAATCATCATTTCGGGCATAATCGTGAAGGAGATTACTCCTATCTCTATAAACTGAAAGAGGAGTTGGGTTTTGAAGTGGAAGAGATTCCCGAACAGGATATACAGCACGAAACGGTTAGTTCTACAACAATTCGTAAAGCAATAAAAGATGGTCGTGTCCAAAGGGCAAATGCTTACCTTGATCATAAGTACATAATTATTGGCTCATTAGGTAAAGGAACGCACTATTTCACCAATGCTGGTTTCCCAACTTTAAACATTCAAATTGAAGAGGTAGGAAAGTTAATCCCTCCAGCAGGTATTTACGCAACTTCCTTGGAGTGGAACAGCAGAAATTATAAGGCAATGCTTATAGTTTGGGTTGATGAGGAGAATGATGCATTGCATCTACAGAATCAGTTTGTAGAAATTCATATTCTTGATTTTGATAATCAGTTTCCAGATGGTGATGCTACTATTTATTTTCAGAAGCAAATATCGGTTGGCTTAAAAATTAATAATCCATCACAGTTGAAGCACCAACTTAGCCAAGGGCAAAAAGCTATAGATGAGTTAATATATTGA
- a CDS encoding CopG family transcriptional regulator: MEKRLGAALILVENRDSVNKLNQILSVHSDVIIGRQGIPLRDRNLSVISLMLEGTSDELSALTGPIGKLEGVQVKTLMMKG; the protein is encoded by the coding sequence ATGGAAAAGAGGCTCGGAGCAGCGCTAATTCTGGTTGAGAATCGGGATAGCGTAAACAAATTAAACCAGATTTTATCTGTTCATTCCGATGTAATTATCGGTCGACAAGGCATTCCATTAAGGGATCGTAACCTAAGTGTAATCTCGCTTATGCTCGAAGGCACAAGCGATGAGCTTAGCGCACTTACTGGTCCCATTGGTAAACTTGAAGGAGTTCAGGTAAAAACCCTTATGATGAAGGGTTAA